The Mucilaginibacter yixingensis genome window below encodes:
- a CDS encoding lysophospholipid acyltransferase family protein, with protein MIIKGLSRIGVFFLYLLSLLPFWFLYLLSDVLYFVIYYLTGYRKKVVRENLRNSFPEKTDAERRAIERKFYSYLCDLMLETIKMLTISKKQVLKRMALQSAQTDIEINKIIATGRPIIGAVGHYGNWELAALRFSFYTDVERVIVYKPLRNETYEKLFKHMRQRFGATLVAMKDILRKLIELRGKQTFTMLVSDQTPIQESVQYFTEFLNQPTAVFMGVEKLAKSTNAVVVFCDVRCVKRGYYTFSFALLEDEPKNAEPHAITNKHVAYLENMIKLAPQYWLWSHRRWKFKPKAI; from the coding sequence ATGATAATAAAAGGGCTTTCAAGAATAGGCGTGTTCTTTTTGTACTTGCTATCGTTGCTGCCCTTCTGGTTTTTATATCTGTTGTCAGATGTTTTGTACTTTGTGATCTACTACCTCACCGGTTATCGCAAAAAAGTAGTGCGCGAAAATCTGCGTAACTCATTCCCCGAAAAAACTGATGCCGAGCGCCGCGCCATTGAGCGTAAGTTTTATAGCTATCTGTGTGATCTGATGCTGGAAACTATTAAAATGCTTACCATTAGCAAAAAGCAGGTACTTAAAAGAATGGCACTTCAATCTGCCCAAACTGATATTGAGATAAATAAAATTATTGCCACAGGCCGGCCAATAATTGGTGCCGTTGGCCACTATGGCAATTGGGAACTGGCGGCCTTGCGTTTTAGTTTTTATACTGATGTTGAGCGGGTTATCGTGTATAAGCCGCTCAGAAATGAAACGTACGAAAAACTCTTTAAACACATGCGCCAGCGTTTTGGAGCCACCCTGGTAGCTATGAAAGATATTTTGCGCAAACTGATTGAATTGCGCGGCAAACAGACCTTTACCATGCTGGTATCAGACCAGACGCCGATACAGGAGTCTGTACAATATTTTACAGAATTTTTGAACCAGCCTACTGCCGTTTTTATGGGGGTGGAAAAGCTGGCTAAAAGCACCAACGCCGTTGTGGTATTTTGCGATGTACGCTGCGTTAAGCGGGGATATTATACCTTCAGTTTTGCCTTGCTGGAAGATGAGCCGAAAAACGCAGAACCGCATGCTATTACTAACAAACATGTGGCGTATCTGGAAAATATGATTAAACTTGCGCCACAATATTGGTTATGGTCTCACCGCAGATGGAAATTTAAGCCGAAGGCAATTTAA
- a CDS encoding ectonucleotide pyrophosphatase/phosphodiesterase → MANSAIAQLDTAQQIVPGRVNSRRQQQKPYVILISADGFRYDYAERYQAKHLLELSKGGISAKYLIPAFPSVTFPNHYTLVTGLYPAHHGIIANDFYDPGTESYYWHKGKSAGETQWYGGTPLWTLAEQQHMLSACFYWVGGEAREKGFGPTYFYHYNEAINMPSRLQVVKNWLDLPPERRPHLITFYFPQVDQKGHKYGPDASETIAAVRLIDSAVYAMTQLVKASRVKNVNFILVSDHGMAKIKNDSPLSIPASIDTSKFIVSGEGTILEVYAKKGQDRYINSTYRTLHKEAHNYKVYLKSNLPASKHYTAKDDRYHRIGDIVITPNYPYAFKMPQYKYIDPGAHGYDPGLVKDMNAIFYAWGPQFKKRLVIPPFENVNVYPVVAKLLGLKVTEKIDGTLAVAHKILKQ, encoded by the coding sequence TTGGCAAATTCAGCTATTGCACAGTTGGATACTGCTCAGCAAATTGTTCCTGGCCGGGTTAATTCGCGTAGGCAGCAGCAAAAGCCCTATGTCATCTTGATCTCGGCAGATGGCTTTAGGTATGATTATGCTGAACGATACCAGGCCAAGCATCTGCTTGAATTAAGTAAGGGCGGTATTTCTGCAAAATATTTAATCCCTGCGTTTCCGTCGGTAACTTTTCCTAATCATTATACTTTGGTCACAGGGCTTTATCCCGCGCATCACGGTATAATAGCCAATGATTTTTATGATCCCGGTACCGAATCCTATTACTGGCATAAAGGCAAATCCGCCGGCGAAACCCAATGGTATGGTGGCACCCCGTTGTGGACACTGGCTGAGCAGCAGCACATGCTATCTGCCTGTTTTTATTGGGTTGGTGGCGAGGCCAGAGAAAAAGGTTTCGGCCCCACATATTTCTATCATTACAACGAGGCCATTAACATGCCCAGCCGTTTACAAGTGGTGAAAAATTGGTTGGACTTACCACCAGAAAGGCGTCCGCATTTAATAACGTTCTATTTTCCGCAGGTTGATCAGAAGGGGCACAAATATGGTCCGGACGCTTCTGAAACCATAGCCGCTGTTCGCCTGATAGACTCGGCCGTATATGCCATGACCCAGCTGGTTAAGGCATCCAGAGTAAAGAATGTCAATTTTATTCTGGTGTCAGACCACGGGATGGCCAAGATTAAAAATGATTCGCCGCTGAGTATTCCGGCATCGATAGACACCAGTAAATTTATTGTTTCTGGCGAGGGAACAATATTGGAAGTTTATGCCAAGAAAGGACAAGATCGGTATATAAACAGCACCTACCGCACTTTACACAAGGAAGCGCATAATTATAAGGTATATTTAAAAAGTAATTTACCTGCCAGTAAACATTATACGGCTAAAGACGATCGTTATCACCGCATTGGCGATATTGTTATAACACCCAATTATCCCTACGCGTTTAAAATGCCGCAGTATAAATATATTGACCCCGGTGCACACGGCTATGACCCGGGTCTGGTTAAAGATATGAACGCTATTTTCTACGCCTGGGGCCCACAGTTTAAAAAACGATTGGTAATACCGCCATTTGAAAATGTGAATGTTTACCCGGTTGTAGCAAAATTGCTCGGTTTAAAAGTTACAGAGAAGATTGACGGCACATTGGCTGTAGCTCATAAAATACTAAAGCAATAG
- the ribD gene encoding bifunctional diaminohydroxyphosphoribosylaminopyrimidine deaminase/5-amino-6-(5-phosphoribosylamino)uracil reductase RibD — translation MPLHQKYMQRCLELASLGIGHVSPNPMVGAVIVHNDSIIGEGYHRQYGQAHAEVNAVNDALHKHSNAAELLADATIYVSLEPCAHYGKTPPCADLIIKHRIPRVVVGCRDPFPAVDGKGIEKLQAAGVEVTLGVLEQECLHLNRRFFTRVQQHRPYIILKWAQTKDGFFAPEDGSQFWITGPEAKHLVHKWRSEEDAILVGKNTVFADNPQLSTRNWPGRSPKRVVIDRRLELPETMNVFDNSVETFIFNEVKFDFVGKNKYIALEDFNYFVPQYILYQLYLQDVQSVIIEGGAATLKTFIDAGLWDEARVFTGDKVLNMGIQSPFIKGVMVSQSTIGSDTLNIYHKEN, via the coding sequence ATGCCATTGCACCAAAAATATATGCAGCGTTGCCTTGAACTGGCCAGTCTGGGAATCGGGCACGTGAGTCCGAACCCTATGGTAGGCGCCGTTATTGTTCATAATGATAGCATTATTGGTGAGGGCTATCATCGCCAGTACGGTCAGGCACACGCGGAGGTGAACGCGGTAAACGATGCGTTGCATAAACACTCCAACGCTGCCGAGCTTTTGGCAGACGCAACCATTTATGTATCGTTAGAGCCTTGCGCACATTACGGTAAAACGCCGCCCTGTGCAGATCTGATCATTAAGCATCGTATCCCGAGGGTAGTAGTAGGCTGCCGCGATCCTTTCCCGGCGGTGGATGGCAAGGGGATAGAAAAATTGCAAGCGGCAGGAGTAGAGGTGACTTTGGGTGTATTAGAGCAGGAATGTTTGCACCTTAATCGTCGTTTCTTTACCCGGGTGCAGCAACATCGGCCTTATATCATCTTAAAATGGGCCCAAACCAAGGATGGTTTTTTTGCTCCGGAAGATGGCTCGCAATTCTGGATAACCGGGCCTGAAGCCAAACATTTGGTGCACAAATGGCGTAGTGAGGAAGATGCCATATTGGTAGGCAAAAACACTGTGTTTGCAGACAACCCCCAGCTATCTACCCGTAATTGGCCCGGCCGTTCACCTAAACGCGTGGTTATTGACCGTCGGCTCGAGCTTCCTGAAACCATGAATGTGTTTGATAATTCGGTAGAAACGTTCATTTTTAACGAAGTGAAGTTTGACTTTGTCGGCAAAAACAAATACATAGCGCTGGAGGATTTTAACTATTTTGTGCCGCAGTATATCCTGTACCAACTGTATTTGCAGGATGTGCAGTCGGTAATTATAGAAGGCGGCGCTGCAACCTTGAAAACTTTTATCGATGCCGGTTTGTGGGACGAAGCGCGTGTTTTTACCGGTGATAAAGTTTTAAATATGGGCATACAATCGCCTTTTATAAAAGGAGTTATGGTATCTCAATCAACCATTGGTTCAGATACGTTAAACATCTACCATAAAGAAAATTAA
- the xerD gene encoding site-specific tyrosine recombinase XerD, with the protein MDWRSAKKGFQSYLRLEKSLSDNSIQAYGRDVDKLTQFAEAKFAPLKPDTITLTDLRDFIVEIGDVVPTSQARIISGIKAFFKYLLLEDIIQTDPAELLEAPKTRRKLPDVLTIEDINNLIAAIDLSKPEGPRNKAMLEVIYSCGLRVSELIGLKISNLYLDIDFIKVTGKGNKERLVPIGNEAKKALDIWLNQVRVHVEVKKGEEDYVFLNRRGAHLTREMMFIIIKQLAALIGLKKNISPHTFRHSFASHLIEGGADLRAVQEMLGHESITTTEIYTHLDREYLRSTIIEFHPRS; encoded by the coding sequence TTGGACTGGCGTTCGGCTAAAAAAGGATTTCAATCTTATTTGCGACTGGAAAAGTCGCTCTCCGATAATTCTATTCAAGCCTACGGCAGGGATGTCGATAAACTAACACAATTTGCAGAAGCAAAGTTTGCCCCGCTTAAGCCAGACACAATTACTTTAACGGATCTGCGCGATTTTATTGTGGAGATAGGCGATGTAGTGCCCACCTCGCAAGCGCGCATCATCTCGGGGATCAAGGCATTCTTCAAATACCTTTTACTGGAAGATATCATCCAAACCGATCCGGCTGAGTTGCTGGAAGCGCCCAAAACACGCCGGAAACTGCCGGACGTGCTCACCATTGAGGATATCAACAACCTCATTGCCGCCATTGATCTTTCCAAACCAGAGGGCCCGCGTAATAAAGCCATGCTGGAGGTGATTTATAGCTGCGGACTGCGGGTGTCTGAACTTATCGGACTTAAAATATCTAACCTTTATCTGGATATCGACTTTATAAAGGTAACCGGAAAAGGCAATAAAGAACGCTTGGTGCCCATTGGTAATGAAGCCAAAAAAGCATTAGATATCTGGCTGAATCAGGTGCGCGTGCACGTAGAGGTTAAAAAAGGCGAGGAGGACTATGTTTTCCTAAACCGCCGCGGCGCACATTTAACCCGTGAGATGATGTTTATTATCATCAAGCAGCTGGCAGCGTTGATTGGGCTGAAGAAGAATATTAGTCCGCACACTTTCAGGCATTCCTTTGCTTCTCATTTGATTGAAGGCGGTGCCGATCTGCGAGCCGTACAGGAGATGCTGGGGCACGAAAGTATTACCACTACGGAAATCTATACCCACTTAGACCGCGAATACCTGCGCAGCACCATCATAGAGTTTCACCCCCGTAGTTGA
- the aroQ gene encoding type II 3-dehydroquinate dehydratase, whose protein sequence is MKIQIINGPNLNLLGVREKSIYGDSDFNTYLDSLKHRYPSYEISYFQSNKEGELIDKLHEVGFDYDAIILNAGAYTHTSVAIADAISAINTPVVEVHISNVHKREAFRHHSYLSAVCKGIIVGFGLDGYRLAIESFTAPVQQ, encoded by the coding sequence ATGAAGATACAAATTATTAACGGCCCCAACCTTAACCTGCTTGGAGTTCGGGAAAAATCGATATACGGCGACAGCGACTTCAATACCTACCTGGATAGCCTGAAACATCGTTATCCGAGTTATGAGATCAGCTATTTTCAGAGCAATAAAGAAGGCGAACTAATTGACAAACTGCACGAAGTGGGTTTTGATTATGATGCCATCATTTTGAACGCAGGTGCTTACACCCACACTTCGGTTGCCATTGCCGATGCTATTTCGGCCATCAATACACCGGTGGTTGAGGTGCATATTTCTAACGTGCATAAACGCGAAGCTTTTAGGCACCACTCCTACCTTTCGGCAGTTTGTAAAGGTATCATTGTAGGTTTCGGATTAGATGGGTATCGCCTGGCTATAGAAAGTTTCACTGCACCGGTTCAGCAATAA
- a CDS encoding WbqC family protein, whose amino-acid sequence MTENGAVFPMFYLPPVQYFSLLYQHRNNILIEKDEHLIKQTYRNRAHIYSPDGLLSLVVPVIKGSKVHTQMKDVRISYDFNWQRLHWMSLQGCYRRSAYFEYYEADFVRFYEEKFEFLFDYNEQLLNMIIGMTKMKTNISLTETYERDYPDMADYRMTFSAKKEIAYEQKPYFQVFEERKGFMKNLSIVDLLFNQGPQTLNYL is encoded by the coding sequence ATGACAGAAAACGGCGCCGTATTCCCCATGTTTTATCTTCCTCCCGTTCAATATTTTAGCCTGCTATATCAGCATCGCAACAATATATTGATAGAGAAAGACGAACACCTCATTAAGCAAACCTATCGCAACCGCGCACATATCTACTCGCCCGACGGCCTGCTTTCGCTGGTTGTACCGGTTATCAAGGGCTCCAAAGTACATACACAAATGAAAGACGTGCGCATCAGTTATGATTTTAACTGGCAGCGCTTGCATTGGATGAGCCTGCAGGGATGTTACCGCCGCTCGGCTTATTTTGAATATTATGAGGCTGATTTCGTGCGCTTTTATGAAGAAAAATTTGAATTCCTGTTTGATTATAATGAGCAATTACTCAACATGATCATCGGCATGACGAAGATGAAAACCAACATCAGCCTGACAGAAACTTACGAGCGCGACTACCCTGACATGGCCGATTACCGCATGACTTTTAGTGCTAAAAAGGAAATAGCTTATGAACAAAAACCCTATTTTCAGGTTTTTGAAGAAAGAAAAGGGTTTATGAAAAACCTGAGCATTGTGGACCTGCTGTTTAACCAGGGGCCGCAAACGTTAAACTACCTGTAA
- a CDS encoding glycosyltransferase family 2 protein — protein sequence MNNTPKVAIVILNWNGLKYLQQFLPSVMTTTWSNLEIVVGDNASTDDSVVFLKSQYPQIKIVQNDANYGFTGGYNRVLQHVEADYLILLNSDIEVTPNWIEPVIEMMEADDTIAAAAPKIKAYHQKTHFEHAGAAGGFIDSYGYPFCRGRIFYEVEEDKGQYNQSGEVFWATGAALFIKKECWDAAGGFDERFFAHMEEIDLCWRLKNMNYRIMYCAESEVYHVGGGTLDKENPFKTYLNFRNNLLLLKKNLPWGRSVVTISVRFWLDLLAIMRFMGEGKRKDAWAVSRAHQNFVRNMFKREQSLKNKHGVIPHHSTLFGMYKHNIVWEFFVKKKKAFTDLQQDDFYR from the coding sequence ATGAACAACACTCCTAAAGTTGCCATTGTTATTTTGAATTGGAACGGCCTGAAATATCTGCAGCAGTTCCTGCCATCTGTTATGACTACCACCTGGTCCAACCTGGAGATAGTAGTAGGAGATAACGCTTCTACCGATGATTCGGTAGTTTTTCTTAAAAGCCAGTATCCGCAAATTAAGATCGTTCAGAACGATGCCAACTATGGTTTTACCGGTGGTTATAATCGTGTGCTGCAACATGTCGAAGCTGATTATCTGATCCTCTTAAACTCAGATATTGAGGTAACGCCCAATTGGATTGAGCCCGTTATAGAAATGATGGAGGCCGATGATACCATTGCAGCAGCTGCACCTAAGATCAAAGCGTATCATCAAAAAACACATTTTGAACACGCCGGTGCTGCTGGTGGCTTTATTGACAGTTATGGCTATCCTTTTTGCCGCGGACGGATTTTCTATGAGGTGGAGGAGGACAAGGGGCAATACAATCAATCGGGCGAGGTATTTTGGGCTACCGGTGCTGCGCTGTTCATTAAAAAAGAATGCTGGGATGCTGCGGGCGGTTTTGACGAGCGCTTTTTTGCCCACATGGAGGAGATTGACCTGTGCTGGCGCTTAAAAAACATGAACTACCGTATCATGTACTGCGCTGAGTCTGAGGTTTACCACGTTGGCGGCGGAACGCTGGATAAAGAGAATCCGTTTAAAACCTATCTCAACTTCAGGAACAACCTGTTGCTGCTCAAAAAGAACTTGCCATGGGGACGCTCTGTGGTAACTATCAGCGTGCGTTTCTGGCTGGATCTGCTGGCCATTATGCGTTTCATGGGCGAGGGCAAGCGTAAAGATGCCTGGGCTGTGAGCCGTGCACACCAGAATTTTGTGCGCAATATGTTTAAGCGCGAGCAATCATTAAAAAACAAGCACGGCGTTATTCCGCATCACTCTACGTTGTTTGGTATGTACAAGCACAATATTGTGTGGGAGTTTTTTGTGAAGAAGAAAAAAGCTTTTACCGATCTGCAACAGGACGATTTTTACCGATAG
- a CDS encoding mechanosensitive ion channel family protein produces the protein MMREAKSCLKYLAAFALLLVCALPNANAQHSHRKSNKRDSLRRSILRRDSMMRTFKRSDTSINDYLQKVEYYNASFNQIKNNLGRDIDTVEISTQLPKIEKRVQLVKKLINDDQSSTLRYLYTIRDLLDRSEEQLDGWQDQLSDLNEKLVQSQSDLSQMHKDSMLRVLPSDTSMVKTFMQQKITIYRKWHKLDSLDKLLLTKVGLLQNRVTSAYISVLDQTDQIDQKIRVFGDRALSCEAGYIWQAPTNKTATFKDAFNRSLTMNGKLFSIMITRDVVLHVCAGLLFVLFLAWVGYNRRKILLYKERPHEILSQTTYLAKYPFVSAFLLVTAVAPNFYNYPPVVFIEVFALLMFITVLYLVKKTQERPVFIFLLQLFVLTLFYSASNLFVKASEADRVVILILAGLTAAMAIQLQKKLQGSDDFLPHSRFIIRVFIILQAISFVLNVFGRFSLAKIIGFTAVYNLWLGLGLYMVVQILMESLFLQLEANKSDQGINSYIDFSVLQKKLRRILSFGATIVWLIMLAQNLSIEDGVFDWISEVLTTSHTVGGTGTFTFGSVIIFVAVIWLSSIVARLISYIYDFADQHRSAPLFKKKTRTSILVVKIAVFAIGFLLAVAASGVPLDKVTIIISAFGVGIGFGLQNIVNNLVSGLILAFERPVQIGDVIEVDNKSGTIKEIGIRSSRIVIGNGAELIVPNGDLISNHVINWTLSDSNRQVTLKISVAYGSDIKQVEQLLRDVLKDREDIMSTPPPSVLLQNLSESSIEFKVSFWADEIGNWERLKSQVLADIYATLRKEGIGLPYTPKEVAIHLPNEKKDDEKTNDKK, from the coding sequence ATGATGCGTGAGGCAAAAAGTTGTTTAAAGTATTTAGCGGCGTTTGCCCTGCTATTGGTGTGTGCACTGCCCAACGCAAACGCCCAGCACTCGCACCGTAAATCAAACAAACGCGATTCGTTGCGGCGCTCTATCTTACGTCGCGACTCGATGATGCGCACTTTTAAGCGCTCTGATACCTCTATTAACGATTATCTGCAAAAGGTTGAATATTACAACGCGTCATTCAACCAGATAAAAAACAACCTGGGGCGTGATATCGATACAGTAGAGATCAGCACGCAATTGCCTAAGATTGAAAAGCGCGTACAGCTGGTAAAAAAATTGATCAACGACGATCAATCCAGTACCCTACGCTACCTCTACACCATCCGCGACCTACTTGACCGCAGCGAAGAACAGCTTGACGGCTGGCAAGACCAGCTGAGTGACCTGAATGAAAAGCTGGTTCAATCACAAAGCGATCTATCGCAGATGCACAAAGACTCTATGCTGCGCGTATTACCATCTGATACCTCGATGGTAAAAACCTTTATGCAGCAAAAAATTACTATCTACCGCAAATGGCACAAGCTTGACTCGTTAGATAAGTTATTACTCACCAAAGTTGGCCTACTGCAAAACAGGGTTACCTCAGCTTACATCTCCGTATTAGATCAAACCGACCAGATAGATCAAAAGATCCGTGTTTTTGGCGACCGCGCGCTCTCCTGCGAGGCGGGTTACATCTGGCAAGCCCCAACCAATAAAACGGCCACATTTAAAGACGCCTTCAACCGGTCACTCACCATGAACGGCAAGCTGTTCAGCATTATGATTACGCGTGACGTGGTATTGCATGTTTGCGCCGGCCTGCTTTTTGTCTTATTTCTGGCTTGGGTGGGGTACAATCGCCGAAAGATATTGTTATACAAAGAGCGCCCGCATGAGATTTTAAGCCAGACCACTTACCTGGCCAAGTACCCGTTTGTTTCGGCCTTTTTATTGGTAACCGCTGTTGCACCAAACTTTTACAATTACCCACCAGTGGTGTTTATTGAGGTGTTTGCCCTGTTGATGTTTATTACCGTGCTTTACCTGGTTAAAAAGACGCAAGAGCGACCGGTATTCATCTTCCTGCTGCAACTATTTGTTCTCACTTTGTTTTATAGCGCCAGTAACCTGTTTGTAAAAGCATCAGAGGCAGATCGGGTGGTAATATTAATATTGGCCGGCCTGACTGCTGCAATGGCCATTCAATTACAAAAAAAATTGCAGGGCAGCGATGATTTCCTGCCGCACAGCCGGTTCATTATCCGTGTGTTTATCATCCTGCAAGCCATCTCTTTCGTGCTTAACGTATTCGGCCGGTTCAGCCTGGCTAAGATCATCGGCTTTACGGCGGTATATAACCTATGGCTGGGCTTAGGACTGTACATGGTAGTACAAATCCTGATGGAAAGCCTTTTCCTGCAATTAGAGGCCAATAAGTCAGACCAGGGCATTAACTCTTATATTGACTTTAGTGTATTACAGAAAAAACTGCGCCGCATCCTTAGTTTCGGTGCCACTATAGTATGGCTTATCATGCTTGCACAAAACCTGAGTATTGAGGATGGCGTGTTTGATTGGATAAGTGAGGTGTTAACCACTTCGCACACCGTTGGCGGTACAGGCACCTTTACCTTTGGCAGCGTGATCATTTTTGTAGCGGTGATCTGGCTATCGTCAATTGTGGCACGCCTCATTAGCTATATCTATGATTTTGCCGATCAGCATCGCTCGGCGCCTTTATTTAAGAAGAAAACACGCACCTCAATCCTGGTGGTAAAAATTGCCGTTTTTGCTATTGGCTTTTTGCTGGCTGTAGCAGCCTCTGGTGTTCCTTTAGATAAAGTGACCATCATCATTAGTGCGTTTGGCGTGGGCATAGGTTTCGGTTTGCAGAACATCGTAAACAACCTGGTTTCAGGCTTGATCCTGGCATTTGAACGACCGGTACAAATTGGTGATGTAATTGAGGTTGACAATAAATCGGGCACCATCAAAGAGATTGGTATCCGTTCCAGCCGCATAGTAATAGGCAATGGCGCAGAATTGATTGTTCCTAACGGCGATCTGATCTCTAACCACGTGATCAACTGGACGTTGAGTGATAGCAACCGCCAGGTGACGCTTAAAATCAGTGTAGCCTATGGTTCTGATATTAAACAGGTAGAACAATTGCTAAGAGATGTACTAAAAGACCGGGAAGATATTATGAGCACCCCGCCGCCATCTGTACTGCTGCAAAACCTGAGCGAAAGCTCTATTGAGTTTAAAGTATCGTTCTGGGCCGATGAAATTGGTAATTGGGAAAGACTGAAAAGCCAGGTACTGGCTGATATTTATGCTACGCTACGTAAAGAAGGCATAGGATTGCCTTATACGCCGAAAGAAGTAGCTATCCATCTGCCCAACGAAAAGAAGGACGACGAAAAGACTAACGATAAGAAATAA
- the corA gene encoding magnesium/cobalt transporter CorA: protein MTIPSIPRLRFKVNKRLGEVGDAPGMIRIADDALKPKISVFSYNEHEVQCAEGHDLAVILKQFEECKCHCHWIKINGLGDLQLIEEIGTHLNVDTLVLEDISSNHQRPKFEEYDEYVFAVSRIIFINKENEIVNSQFSAIVKKDLIITFEDDYSDRFDVIKTRLNAGKGAIRTAGPAYMLYALTDTIIDQYFVKLAHIGDSLDELEDKLYDKADKTIMYNAQHLKRSLIMMRRVAWPERDKVNDMIRSDSPLITPEVKNYLRDAYDHCIQIMDLIESYKEITSSVIDLYLSMVSNRMNEIMKVLTIISVIFIPLTFIAGIYGMNFSHQDEHGRTIPDNMPELYWPHGYVYALVLMFAIALVQVYVFWKKGWFNRL from the coding sequence ATGACTATTCCCTCAATACCCCGTTTAAGATTTAAAGTAAACAAACGCCTGGGCGAAGTGGGCGATGCACCCGGCATGATTCGTATTGCCGATGATGCGTTGAAACCCAAGATTTCCGTTTTTTCTTACAACGAGCACGAAGTACAATGTGCCGAAGGGCATGACCTGGCCGTTATATTAAAGCAGTTTGAGGAATGCAAATGCCACTGCCATTGGATCAAAATAAACGGACTGGGCGATCTGCAGCTAATTGAAGAGATTGGCACCCACCTTAACGTTGACACGCTGGTACTGGAGGATATTAGCAGCAACCACCAACGGCCAAAATTTGAGGAATATGATGAATACGTGTTTGCGGTGAGCCGCATCATCTTCATCAACAAAGAAAATGAGATTGTAAACAGTCAGTTTTCTGCCATCGTTAAAAAAGATCTCATCATTACTTTTGAAGATGATTATTCAGACCGCTTTGACGTAATCAAAACCAGGCTCAATGCCGGCAAGGGCGCCATTAGAACGGCCGGCCCTGCTTATATGCTTTATGCCTTAACTGATACCATTATTGACCAATATTTTGTTAAACTGGCCCACATTGGCGACAGTTTGGACGAGCTGGAAGATAAACTGTATGACAAGGCCGATAAAACCATTATGTATAACGCGCAGCACCTTAAGCGCTCATTAATTATGATGCGTCGCGTGGCCTGGCCAGAGCGCGATAAGGTGAACGACATGATCCGTTCAGACAGTCCACTCATTACTCCCGAGGTTAAAAATTACCTACGCGATGCTTACGATCATTGTATCCAGATTATGGATTTGATTGAGAGCTATAAAGAGATAACTTCCAGCGTGATAGACCTTTATTTGAGCATGGTAAGCAACCGCATGAACGAGATTATGAAGGTGCTCACCATCATTTCGGTAATTTTCATCCCCCTTACGTTTATCGCGGGTATTTACGGCATGAACTTCTCTCACCAAGATGAACATGGTCGCACCATCCCAGATAACATGCCCGAGCTTTACTGGCCGCATGGCTATGTTTACGCATTAGTACTAATGTTTGCTATTGCGTTGGTGCAAGTATATGTATTCTGGAAAAAGGGCTGGTTTAATCGCTTATAA
- the prmC gene encoding peptide chain release factor N(5)-glutamine methyltransferase has protein sequence MKTVKDVFAEFKARLSELYATDETDAITSLVLSELIQTNKAKLKAFPELEIPESIGLQLTDILSRLETGEPAQYILGETEFYGLPFKVSPAVLIPRPETEELVQWILDTTKQTPVKTILDIGAGSGCIAIALKKHLPNVQVYAMDVSAAALNIAKQNAVLNEAEVHFIFDDILNPAEQLPQFDIIVSNPPYVTLEDKEQMHRNVTDFEPHTALFVPQDDPLIFYRAITQFAAKKLNSNGYLFFEINENYGEQTIDLINNNQFINSELRKDLTDRDRMTKAQLRG, from the coding sequence ATGAAAACAGTTAAGGATGTATTTGCTGAGTTTAAAGCGCGTTTATCAGAACTTTACGCCACAGATGAGACAGACGCTATAACCTCATTAGTTTTGAGCGAGTTAATTCAAACTAATAAAGCCAAACTAAAAGCATTCCCAGAGCTGGAGATACCAGAAAGCATCGGCCTGCAACTAACCGATATCTTATCTCGCTTAGAAACGGGCGAACCTGCTCAATACATCCTCGGCGAAACTGAATTTTATGGTTTGCCATTTAAGGTTAGTCCGGCGGTGTTGATTCCCCGACCTGAAACTGAAGAGCTGGTTCAATGGATCTTAGATACAACTAAACAAACACCGGTTAAAACCATCCTTGATATTGGCGCCGGCAGTGGCTGCATTGCTATCGCCCTCAAAAAGCATTTACCAAACGTTCAGGTTTATGCGATGGATGTATCAGCGGCAGCGCTGAATATCGCTAAGCAAAATGCGGTGCTGAATGAAGCGGAAGTTCATTTCATATTTGATGACATCCTTAATCCAGCAGAGCAGCTGCCTCAGTTTGATATCATCGTCAGCAACCCGCCATATGTTACTTTGGAAGACAAGGAACAAATGCACCGCAACGTAACCGACTTTGAGCCGCATACCGCTTTATTTGTTCCGCAGGATGATCCATTGATCTTTTATCGTGCTATCACCCAGTTTGCCGCGAAAAAACTAAATTCTAACGGATATCTTTTCTTTGAAATCAATGAAAACTATGGCGAACAAACCATTGATCTCATTAATAATAATCAATTTATAAATAGCGAGTTAAGAAAAGATTTAACCGACCGTGATCGCATGACCAAAGCTCAACTACGGGGGTGA